The DNA region GCATGGATATCGAGGGGCAAGAGCAGTTAAAACTAGCAAAGGTGCTGATGATCGGTGCGGGTGGTTTGGGCTGCACCGCGGCGCAATATTTAACCGTTGCCGGCATCGGCCAGTTAACGCTGGTAGATTTCGACACGGTGGAGCTTTCCAATCTGCAACGTCAGGTTCTGCACCTAGAGCGCAATGTGGGTCAACCCAAGGTGGTATCGGCACAAGAAAAGTTACGCGAACTCAACCCGCATGTGGCTATCCGTATCCTCAATCAAGTGCTGGACGATGCTGAGATAGACGCGCTGGTGGCTGAGCACACTATCGTCTTGGACTGTACCGATAATGTGGCGGTGCGCGAGCAACTGAACAAGGCCTGTTTTCATCACAAAATACCGCTGGTATCGGCCGCCGCAATCCGCATGGAAGGCATGGTCACCGTCTTTGGCTATCAACGCGATATGCCGTGTTATCACTGTTTTTCCAGCCTCTTTGGCGAACAGCAGTTGAGTTGTGTGGAGTCTGGCATTCTGGCCCCCGTGGTTGGGTTGCTCGGCTGCCTGCAAGCCACCGAAGCGATAAAGGTGCTCACTGGGCTTGGTAAACCACTTTATGGCCGCTTATTGATGGTAGATGCCCTGAC from Shewanella dokdonensis includes:
- the moeB gene encoding molybdopterin-synthase adenylyltransferase MoeB is translated as MEQIDDILSDSEMLRYSRQISIKGMDIEGQEQLKLAKVLMIGAGGLGCTAAQYLTVAGIGQLTLVDFDTVELSNLQRQVLHLERNVGQPKVVSAQEKLRELNPHVAIRILNQVLDDAEIDALVAEHTIVLDCTDNVAVREQLNKACFHHKIPLVSAAAIRMEGMVTVFGYQRDMPCYHCFSSLFGEQQLSCVESGILAPVVGLLGCLQATEAIKVLTGLGKPLYGRLLMVDALTMEFRQMTLPQQPHCPVCRAS